From Candidatus Ozemobacteraceae bacterium, a single genomic window includes:
- a CDS encoding FHA domain-containing protein has protein sequence MADESKKTVFRKIVVPDEEKKKYLVGNTPPFLGKPYELSPEDLTIGREEGRSIQIPSDMVSRLHATICYKDGAFFIVDNDSSNGTYLNNKQMTPNTPVQLNHKDVVKFDIYEFIFIDSARADLWETLKPLNRSGAQTITFYSPKGGAGLTSIVSNLAYAMASQTKKKVAVADFNLRFGDVLTYLGGKPGLGIHELIQEPEITGEKIGKFLRQGPGFDYLTAPVKTEYAELVKADHVKKILWSLEANHDFVFVDSKNEIDDVSLTTWELSTQIFVVAQPEIGQMLALKKILDIMNQLKYPETKVKVLINRLGRPGTLSSEEIKTIVRRDFISLPFSPEDAVLTSHGGQLYVKERSSSPLSQGILNIQRTLCGEEKIAEEGGIFSKLRAVLGF, from the coding sequence ATGGCCGATGAATCGAAGAAAACCGTATTCCGGAAAATCGTCGTGCCTGATGAGGAAAAGAAGAAGTATCTCGTCGGGAACACCCCGCCGTTCCTCGGCAAGCCGTATGAACTGTCGCCGGAAGACCTGACGATCGGCCGCGAAGAGGGGCGCTCCATTCAGATCCCCAGCGACATGGTGTCTCGCCTGCACGCCACGATCTGCTACAAGGACGGCGCCTTTTTCATCGTCGACAACGACAGTTCGAACGGCACGTATCTGAACAACAAGCAGATGACCCCGAACACGCCGGTCCAACTGAACCACAAGGACGTCGTGAAGTTCGATATATATGAATTCATATTCATCGACTCCGCCCGCGCGGACCTGTGGGAGACCCTCAAGCCCCTGAACCGAAGCGGCGCCCAGACCATCACGTTCTACAGTCCGAAGGGCGGAGCCGGCCTGACAAGCATCGTGTCCAACCTGGCGTATGCGATGGCTTCGCAGACGAAGAAAAAAGTCGCCGTGGCCGATTTCAACCTCCGCTTCGGCGACGTCCTGACGTATCTCGGCGGAAAGCCCGGCCTCGGGATTCACGAACTGATCCAGGAACCCGAAATCACGGGGGAAAAGATCGGTAAATTCCTCCGCCAGGGCCCCGGATTCGATTATCTGACCGCCCCCGTCAAGACGGAATACGCGGAGCTCGTGAAGGCCGACCACGTGAAGAAGATTCTCTGGAGCCTCGAAGCCAACCACGACTTCGTGTTCGTCGACTCCAAGAACGAGATCGACGACGTCTCGCTCACCACCTGGGAACTCTCGACCCAGATCTTCGTCGTCGCTCAGCCGGAAATCGGCCAGATGCTGGCGCTCAAGAAGATTCTCGACATCATGAACCAGCTCAAGTATCCCGAGACGAAGGTGAAGGTGCTCATCAACCGGCTGGGACGCCCCGGCACCCTTTCTTCCGAGGAGATCAAGACGATCGTCCGCCGCGACTTCATTTCTCTGCCGTTCTCCCCGGAAGACGCAGTTCTCACCTCGCACGGCGGTCAACTCTACGTGAAGGAACGGAGCTCCTCCCCCCTTTCCCAGGGGATCCTGAACATCCAGCGGACTCTCTGCGGCGAAGAAAAGATCGCCGAGGAAGGCGGAATTTTCAGCAAACTTCGCGCCGTTCTCGGGTTTTAA
- a CDS encoding PDZ domain-containing protein, with protein MHRTYRSRDVLAVVFSLLLIVGLVGTPLVASAEPGQAARELQMAFTTVAKTLKPSVVNIRVERTEGGQEGQSLGEDEEDQFRGTPFEDLFKDFFRNMPRGRKFGPRTPFKSEAAGSGVIFNANGTILTNNHVVKGATKMTVKFHDGKEAPATMVGQDPQSDLAVIKVNVDFPLQAASFADSDKIEVGQWCMAIGSPLGLEQSVTVGVVSALGRSGIGATAIEDFIQTDASINPGNSGGPLVDLDGRVIGINTLIFAAPGSGIGFAIPSNMASRVATQISETGSVERPYIGITMQAVTPELAEHFSLGDKNGAVVMEVNPDTPSAKAGLQQMDIIRSIDGKEIRSTSDVQKYILSRKVGDKVSFDILRNGEKKTIPIVLERMPRTFGLRDPEDLLHQEKGSGKKDEEERPYKSLGFSFKVLTPELAESMRIEKKSGLVVTDVGENSPAAEAGLRPRDVITQINGKAVTDEATLVSALKSPSGAKKSSVFVVIREGTPLFLVISSETPKKD; from the coding sequence ATGCATCGTACATATCGATCTCGTGACGTTCTGGCCGTCGTTTTCAGCCTGCTGCTGATCGTCGGCCTCGTCGGAACTCCGCTCGTGGCTTCCGCCGAACCAGGCCAGGCCGCGCGTGAACTCCAGATGGCGTTTACCACGGTCGCCAAAACCCTGAAGCCGAGCGTCGTCAACATCCGCGTCGAGCGCACCGAAGGAGGACAGGAGGGGCAATCTCTCGGGGAAGACGAGGAAGACCAATTCAGAGGAACCCCGTTCGAGGATCTGTTCAAAGACTTCTTCAGGAACATGCCGCGCGGCAGAAAATTCGGCCCGCGCACTCCTTTCAAGTCCGAGGCTGCCGGATCGGGCGTCATTTTCAACGCGAACGGAACGATCCTGACGAACAACCATGTTGTGAAGGGTGCTACGAAGATGACCGTCAAATTCCATGACGGCAAAGAAGCACCGGCCACCATGGTTGGCCAGGATCCTCAGAGCGATCTGGCTGTCATCAAGGTCAATGTGGACTTCCCGCTGCAGGCGGCCTCGTTCGCAGATTCCGACAAGATCGAGGTCGGCCAGTGGTGCATGGCTATCGGCAGTCCGCTCGGCCTCGAGCAGTCCGTGACCGTCGGCGTCGTCAGCGCTCTCGGACGCTCTGGAATAGGCGCAACGGCCATCGAGGATTTCATCCAGACCGACGCGAGCATCAATCCCGGCAACTCGGGCGGCCCTCTGGTCGATCTCGACGGCCGCGTGATCGGTATCAACACCCTGATCTTCGCCGCACCCGGCTCGGGCATCGGCTTCGCGATCCCCTCGAACATGGCGAGCCGCGTTGCAACGCAGATTTCCGAGACAGGTTCGGTCGAACGGCCGTACATCGGCATCACGATGCAGGCCGTGACGCCCGAACTGGCCGAGCATTTCTCGCTCGGCGACAAGAACGGCGCCGTCGTAATGGAGGTTAATCCCGACACGCCGTCCGCCAAAGCGGGCCTCCAGCAGATGGATATCATCCGTTCGATCGACGGGAAGGAGATCAGGTCGACCAGCGACGTTCAGAAGTACATTCTCAGTCGGAAGGTCGGCGACAAGGTTTCATTCGACATTCTCCGGAACGGCGAAAAGAAAACGATTCCGATCGTCCTCGAGCGCATGCCTCGCACCTTCGGACTGCGTGATCCCGAAGATCTGCTGCACCAGGAAAAAGGCTCGGGCAAAAAGGATGAGGAAGAACGCCCCTACAAGAGCCTCGGCTTCTCGTTCAAGGTGCTGACGCCGGAGCTGGCCGAGTCGATGCGGATCGAAAAAAAGTCCGGCCTCGTCGTCACGGATGTCGGAGAGAATTCCCCGGCGGCGGAAGCCGGATTACGGCCCCGGGACGTTATCACGCAGATCAACGGCAAGGCCGTTACCGACGAGGCGACTCTCGTTTCTGCGCTGAAAAGTCCCTCGGGCGCCAAGAAAAGCTCCGTGTTCGTCGTGATCCGGGAGGGCACCCCGCTGTTTCTGGTGATTTCGTCCGAAACCCCGAAAAAAGATTGA
- a CDS encoding SDR family oxidoreductase gives MRIVVSGGAGFIGSHLVDRLIEQGHKVLILDNFVTGCRENVAKHLESGAATLVEHDITKPIYFGDKVDRIYHLASPASPIDYQKLPIPTMKVGALGTHNMLGMAKLHGARLLLASTSEVYGDPEIHPQKEDYWGHVNPVGPRSCYDEAKRFAEALTVTYRDYHKVDVRIIRIFNTYGPRMRLNDGRVVPAFISQVLRNEPLTLFGDGSQTRSFCYVSDLVDGMMAVMERGDQFPTNLGNPTELTIKEFAERILAISGSALPIVSKPLPVDDPRRRRPDITRAKTMLGWEPKVALDEGLRRTIEWARRGKLP, from the coding sequence ATGCGTATCGTCGTTTCCGGCGGAGCCGGCTTCATCGGATCTCATCTCGTCGACCGGTTGATCGAACAGGGTCACAAGGTCCTCATCCTCGACAATTTCGTCACCGGCTGTCGCGAGAACGTCGCGAAGCATCTCGAGAGCGGCGCCGCCACCCTCGTCGAGCACGACATCACGAAGCCGATCTATTTCGGCGACAAGGTCGACCGCATCTACCACCTGGCCTCGCCGGCCAGCCCGATCGATTACCAGAAGCTTCCGATCCCGACGATGAAGGTCGGCGCGCTCGGCACGCACAACATGCTGGGCATGGCGAAACTGCACGGGGCGCGGCTACTCCTCGCCTCGACCTCGGAAGTCTACGGAGATCCCGAGATTCATCCTCAGAAAGAAGACTACTGGGGCCATGTAAACCCGGTCGGCCCGCGCTCCTGTTATGACGAGGCGAAGCGGTTTGCCGAAGCGCTGACGGTCACCTACCGCGATTACCACAAGGTCGACGTGCGGATCATCCGCATCTTCAACACCTACGGGCCGCGCATGCGCCTGAACGACGGCCGCGTGGTGCCGGCGTTCATCTCGCAGGTGCTGCGCAACGAGCCGCTAACCCTGTTCGGCGACGGTTCACAGACCCGCAGCTTCTGCTACGTCTCCGATCTCGTCGACGGCATGATGGCCGTCATGGAGCGCGGCGACCAGTTCCCCACCAATCTCGGCAACCCGACCGAGCTCACGATCAAAGAGTTCGCCGAGCGCATCCTGGCGATCTCGGGAAGCGCGCTGCCGATCGTTTCGAAGCCGCTCCCGGTCGATGACCCCAGGCGCCGTCGCCCCGACATCACCCGAGCGAAAACGATGCTCGGCTGGGAGCCCAAGGTGGCCCTCGACGAGGGGTTGCGCCGCACGATCGAGTGGGCCCGGAGGGGCAAGCTGCCGTGA
- the hpt gene encoding hypoxanthine phosphoribosyltransferase: protein MKSPHPDIERVLIPTHEIQTRIAQLGKQITQDYKGESLVLVCVLKGAFLFMADLCRHIDLPVNTEFMAISSYGHATKSSGVVRILKDLNECIEDRNVLIVEDIVDTGLTLSYLVDLLATRHPRSLKVCTLCSKPQCHQREVKIDYCGFELPSEFAVGYGLDFKDFYRNLPFIGILKPIMYENDL, encoded by the coding sequence GTGAAATCTCCTCATCCTGATATCGAACGCGTTCTTATCCCCACGCACGAGATCCAGACACGGATCGCCCAACTCGGAAAACAGATCACCCAGGACTACAAAGGGGAAAGCCTCGTCCTGGTCTGCGTGCTGAAGGGCGCCTTTCTCTTCATGGCCGACCTGTGCCGGCACATCGACCTTCCGGTGAATACCGAGTTCATGGCCATCAGCAGTTACGGCCACGCGACGAAAAGTTCTGGCGTGGTGCGGATTTTGAAAGATCTGAACGAGTGCATCGAGGACAGGAATGTCCTGATTGTCGAGGACATCGTCGATACGGGGCTGACCCTGTCGTATCTGGTCGACCTGCTTGCGACGCGGCATCCGCGCAGTCTCAAGGTCTGCACGCTCTGCAGCAAACCACAGTGCCACCAGCGCGAGGTCAAGATCGACTACTGCGGATTCGAGCTTCCAAGCGAGTTCGCCGTGGGGTACGGGCTCGACTTCAAGGATTTCTACAGAAACCTGCCGTTCATCGGCATTCTGAAGCCGATCATGTATGAGAACGACCTCTGA
- a CDS encoding MBL fold metallo-hydrolase, producing MTTMTNQYRSGNLIIECLTLGPLDVNTYLVYDPQAGDGIVVDPAEDAPLLMNRLKELAWTTTRIFLTHGHADHIAGLEAVRAATGAKVLCSQEDAPMLGDARLNLSLFLDTAFTARPPETLVRHGDEIAIGRDRGSVIAVPGHTPGGLAIAFDQAVITGDALFAGSIGRSDFPGGDGAQLVRSIRERLLPLGDRLALPGHGPSTNLSHEAVHNPFLTGGWQ from the coding sequence ATGACAACGATGACGAACCAGTATCGTTCGGGAAACCTCATCATCGAATGCCTCACGCTCGGCCCGCTCGACGTCAACACGTATCTCGTCTACGATCCGCAGGCCGGCGACGGCATCGTCGTCGACCCGGCCGAGGACGCCCCGCTGCTGATGAATCGGCTGAAGGAGCTGGCCTGGACGACGACGCGCATTTTTCTGACGCACGGACACGCCGACCATATCGCCGGCCTCGAGGCCGTCCGGGCCGCCACCGGGGCGAAGGTGCTCTGCTCGCAGGAGGACGCCCCCATGCTTGGAGACGCCCGGCTGAACCTGTCGCTGTTTCTCGATACCGCGTTCACCGCGCGACCGCCGGAAACGCTGGTCAGGCACGGCGACGAGATCGCGATCGGGCGTGACCGGGGAAGCGTCATCGCCGTTCCGGGGCACACGCCGGGCGGGCTTGCCATCGCCTTCGACCAGGCCGTCATCACCGGCGACGCCCTGTTCGCAGGGTCGATCGGCCGCTCGGATTTTCCCGGAGGCGATGGGGCACAGCTCGTCCGGTCGATCCGGGAACGACTTCTGCCCCTCGGCGACCGGCTCGCCCTTCCCGGCCATGGGCCATCGACGAATCTGTCGCACGAAGCCGTGCATAATCCGTTCCTCACCGGCGGTTGGCAGTAA
- the buk gene encoding butyrate kinase, which yields MSAPIRILVVNPGSTSTKLGLFENEKPVAIGKVDHPAKDLEAYPRILDQVPMRRQVMLDFLRQQGLAPADLSAVVGRGGLLKPMVGGTYTVSARMAEDLQSCVYGEHASNIGGVLAYSFHKEFDIPAFIVDPVVVDEMRDIARYSGLKEIPRRSIWHALNIRAVIRQVCARENWDFNADNFVAVHLGGGISVVAMEAGRCVDVSNGLEAGPYTPERAGTLPSLDLAALCYSGKYTHAEMKKLIVGRGGLMNYLGTSNLIDIEKRIESGDEEAAAVLSGMAYQVAKEIGSYFAVLKGKLRAIVITGGAAHCSILVNDIKQYIESMGRVVVVPGEDELAALALGALRVLRGEEKARTYE from the coding sequence ATGAGCGCTCCCATCAGAATTCTCGTCGTCAATCCCGGCTCCACCTCAACGAAGCTCGGCCTTTTCGAGAACGAGAAGCCCGTCGCGATCGGCAAGGTGGACCACCCTGCCAAGGACCTCGAAGCGTATCCCCGGATCCTCGACCAGGTCCCGATGCGCCGCCAGGTCATGCTCGACTTTCTTCGGCAACAGGGCCTCGCCCCGGCGGATCTGAGCGCCGTCGTGGGCCGCGGCGGGCTGCTCAAGCCCATGGTCGGCGGCACCTACACGGTCTCTGCCAGGATGGCGGAGGACCTCCAATCCTGCGTCTACGGGGAACACGCCAGCAATATCGGCGGCGTGCTGGCCTACTCGTTCCACAAGGAGTTCGACATCCCCGCGTTCATCGTCGATCCCGTGGTCGTCGACGAGATGCGCGATATCGCGCGGTATTCGGGGCTGAAGGAAATTCCCCGCCGCAGCATCTGGCACGCGCTCAACATCCGGGCCGTGATCCGCCAGGTCTGCGCCAGGGAAAACTGGGACTTCAACGCGGACAACTTCGTCGCCGTGCATCTCGGCGGCGGCATTTCGGTCGTCGCCATGGAGGCCGGCCGCTGCGTGGACGTCAGCAACGGCCTCGAAGCCGGCCCCTACACGCCCGAACGCGCCGGCACCCTGCCGAGCCTCGACCTTGCGGCCCTCTGCTATAGCGGCAAGTATACGCATGCCGAGATGAAGAAGTTGATCGTGGGTCGCGGCGGGCTGATGAACTATCTCGGCACGAGCAACCTGATCGATATCGAGAAGCGCATCGAAAGCGGAGACGAGGAAGCGGCCGCCGTCCTCTCCGGCATGGCCTATCAGGTCGCCAAGGAGATCGGCTCGTATTTCGCCGTTCTCAAGGGAAAGCTGCGCGCCATCGTCATCACGGGCGGGGCGGCGCATTGTTCGATTCTCGTAAATGATATAAAGCAGTATATTGAATCCATGGGCCGCGTCGTGGTCGTTCCCGGCGAAGACGAACTCGCGGCCCTCGCCCTGGGCGCCCTTCGCGTGCTGCGCGGCGAGGAAAAAGCCCGGACCTACGAATGA
- a CDS encoding acyl-CoA dehydrogenase family protein, with amino-acid sequence MNFELDEKDLQRQTLWRTTAEEVLGPCADGIDTTGRIDDLPALLRGNALLKPFLPENLGGENLGMFQLSLLLEEFGRHSPPVALLIAQQVVLGIRLNGRAFNFARKDELAKAAAACESIFSIAATEREAGSDLQSMATVCKKLPDGRFEVSGGKAYVNWAGRASHILLLAKTEEQEGTGTSLFAIPRESAGVKAGDFHHTMGMNGLEAAPVSFEKVQVPADSLIGVYGYGLDLYDQIMSELRICVAAIATGLGQQAYDDAAQHAKTRKQFGKPVGSFQSLQWRFADAALRIDASRLHVWRAVEQSAVKGSFFTQAAMAKVYCTEAAFSVADFAVQAMGSTGYVKPSRVERLFRDSRFLKIGHGTSEILRNRIGEKL; translated from the coding sequence GTGAACTTCGAGCTCGACGAAAAGGATTTGCAACGCCAGACCCTCTGGCGGACGACGGCGGAGGAAGTCCTCGGCCCATGCGCCGACGGCATCGACACAACCGGCCGCATCGACGACCTGCCTGCTCTGCTTCGGGGCAACGCTCTCCTGAAGCCGTTTCTCCCCGAGAATCTCGGCGGAGAGAACCTGGGCATGTTCCAGCTTTCCCTTCTGCTCGAGGAGTTTGGCAGACACAGCCCGCCCGTTGCCCTCCTGATCGCCCAGCAGGTCGTTCTCGGCATCCGTTTGAACGGACGGGCGTTCAACTTCGCCCGCAAGGACGAACTTGCGAAGGCCGCCGCCGCCTGCGAATCGATCTTCTCGATCGCGGCGACCGAGCGCGAAGCCGGGTCGGACCTCCAGTCGATGGCCACCGTCTGCAAAAAGCTGCCGGACGGCCGCTTCGAGGTTTCGGGCGGCAAGGCCTACGTGAACTGGGCCGGGCGCGCCTCGCATATCCTGCTGCTCGCGAAAACGGAGGAGCAGGAAGGCACCGGCACCTCGCTGTTCGCGATTCCGCGCGAATCGGCAGGCGTGAAGGCGGGCGATTTCCATCACACCATGGGCATGAACGGACTCGAGGCCGCCCCGGTGAGCTTCGAGAAGGTCCAGGTTCCGGCGGACTCCCTGATCGGCGTCTACGGCTACGGTCTCGACCTGTATGACCAGATCATGAGCGAGCTGCGCATCTGCGTCGCGGCCATCGCCACCGGGCTCGGCCAGCAGGCCTACGATGACGCCGCGCAGCACGCCAAGACAAGGAAACAGTTCGGAAAGCCGGTCGGCAGCTTCCAGAGCCTCCAGTGGAGGTTCGCGGATGCGGCGCTGCGCATCGATGCTTCGCGTCTGCACGTGTGGCGCGCGGTCGAGCAGTCGGCCGTGAAGGGCTCGTTCTTCACGCAGGCCGCCATGGCGAAGGTCTACTGCACCGAAGCGGCGTTCTCGGTCGCCGATTTCGCGGTGCAGGCGATGGGCAGCACGGGGTACGTCAAGCCGAGCCGCGTCGAGCGCCTCTTCCGCGACTCGCGCTTCCTCAAGATCGGCCACGGCACCTCGGAAATTCTGCGCAACCGCATCGGCGAAAAGCTTTGA
- a CDS encoding electron transfer flavoprotein subunit beta/FixA family protein has translation MKIIVTVKQVPDTNDVRIDPATGTLIREGVPSIVNPEDRHAVELALQLREAAGIGTVTVISMGPPQAEVALREVLAMGADDAVLLSDRAFAGADTLATASALAHAIRKIGAYDLIICGRQAIDGDTAQVGPQLAEFLQIPQVTYVLNARFGYGGLLIDRQSDSGTQRLTVPMPALLTCLKETNIPRIPTLHGCIGAYREKKFTVWSAADIGAPAEQIGLKGSPTQVRRTFTPTPKGAGTILTGDPAVTVPKTLEILREKGII, from the coding sequence ATGAAAATAATCGTCACCGTGAAACAGGTTCCGGACACCAACGACGTCCGGATCGACCCGGCCACCGGCACCCTGATCCGCGAGGGCGTTCCGAGCATCGTGAATCCCGAGGACCGGCATGCCGTGGAACTGGCCCTTCAGCTTCGTGAAGCCGCCGGCATCGGCACCGTCACCGTCATCTCGATGGGACCGCCTCAGGCCGAAGTGGCGCTGCGCGAAGTTCTGGCGATGGGCGCCGACGATGCCGTCCTGCTGTCGGACCGCGCCTTCGCCGGAGCCGACACGCTCGCGACGGCTTCGGCGCTCGCGCATGCGATCAGGAAGATCGGCGCGTATGACCTGATCATCTGCGGCAGGCAGGCCATCGACGGCGACACCGCCCAGGTCGGTCCCCAGCTGGCCGAGTTTCTCCAGATTCCGCAGGTGACCTACGTGCTGAACGCCCGGTTCGGATACGGCGGCCTGCTGATCGACCGGCAGAGCGATTCGGGCACGCAGCGGCTCACCGTGCCGATGCCGGCCCTGCTGACCTGTCTCAAGGAGACCAACATCCCCCGCATCCCGACGCTGCACGGCTGCATCGGCGCGTATCGCGAGAAGAAATTCACGGTCTGGTCCGCCGCCGATATCGGCGCCCCCGCCGAGCAGATCGGACTGAAAGGCTCCCCCACCCAGGTGCGGCGAACGTTCACGCCGACCCCGAAGGGCGCGGGCACGATCCTGACCGGCGATCCCGCCGTGACCGTGCCCAAAACCCTCGAGATTCTCCGCGAGAAAGGAATCATCTGA
- a CDS encoding electron transfer flavoprotein subunit alpha has product MAIIIDKNLCVGCGACLKACPYDAIDMIERKAIMNANCIHCGSCVDSCKFKAIASVASDAPKADLSSWKGILVFVETRDGAPAKVALELLGRGRGLADERKVPLYAALLGHQVGPMTDTLIAHGADVVLTVDDPQLAEYRTAPFCRALTGVIRDVKPEIVLIGATIIGRDLAPRTANRLRTGLTADCTELAVEAASGLLLQTRPAFGGNVMATIVCPNHRPQMSTVRPGVMKPIKADTARKGEVRTVKIGLKDVDLKVIVRETIKTAARHVDLSEAQIIVAGGRGVGGAQQFNTLRDLADALGAEIGASRAAVESGWIGHDHQVGQTGKSVSPKLYIACGISGAIQHLAGIAGADFVVAVNRDELAPIMKAADVAIVGDLHQVVPMLAAEIRRQRKEAVA; this is encoded by the coding sequence ATGGCCATCATCATCGATAAAAACCTGTGCGTCGGCTGCGGCGCCTGTTTGAAGGCCTGCCCCTACGACGCCATCGACATGATCGAGCGCAAGGCGATCATGAACGCCAACTGTATCCACTGCGGAAGCTGCGTCGATTCCTGCAAGTTCAAGGCGATCGCCTCCGTCGCTTCCGATGCGCCGAAAGCCGACCTGTCCTCCTGGAAGGGCATCCTGGTCTTCGTCGAGACGCGCGACGGCGCGCCCGCGAAGGTGGCTCTCGAGCTGCTCGGCCGCGGCCGCGGCCTCGCCGACGAGCGCAAGGTGCCGTTGTACGCGGCCCTGCTCGGCCACCAGGTCGGGCCGATGACCGACACGCTCATCGCGCACGGCGCCGACGTCGTTCTCACGGTCGACGACCCGCAGCTGGCCGAGTATCGCACCGCGCCGTTCTGTCGGGCGCTCACCGGCGTCATCCGCGACGTGAAGCCCGAAATCGTGCTGATCGGCGCGACGATCATCGGCCGCGACCTCGCGCCGCGCACGGCGAACCGCCTCCGCACCGGCCTGACCGCCGACTGCACCGAGCTCGCCGTCGAGGCCGCGTCCGGCCTGCTGCTCCAGACCCGCCCGGCCTTCGGCGGGAACGTGATGGCCACGATCGTCTGCCCGAACCACCGGCCCCAGATGTCGACCGTCCGGCCCGGCGTCATGAAGCCCATAAAGGCCGACACCGCGCGCAAGGGCGAGGTGCGGACCGTGAAGATCGGCTTGAAGGACGTCGATCTGAAGGTCATCGTCCGCGAGACCATCAAGACCGCCGCCCGGCATGTCGACCTGTCCGAAGCTCAGATCATCGTCGCGGGCGGCCGCGGCGTCGGCGGGGCCCAGCAGTTCAACACCCTCCGCGACCTGGCCGATGCGCTCGGCGCCGAGATCGGCGCCTCCCGCGCCGCCGTCGAGTCGGGCTGGATCGGCCACGATCACCAGGTCGGCCAGACCGGCAAGTCGGTCAGCCCCAAACTTTATATAGCATGTGGTATAAGCGGAGCCATCCAGCACCTCGCCGGCATCGCCGGCGCCGACTTCGTCGTCGCCGTCAACCGCGACGAGCTGGCTCCCATCATGAAGGCCGCCGACGTGGCGATCGTCGGCGATCTGCACCAGGTGGTCCCGATGCTGGCCGCCGAGATCCGCCGCCAGCGAAAGGAGGCCGTCGCGTGA
- a CDS encoding acyl-CoA dehydrogenase encodes MDFKLTPEQELIRQSAAEFARTVIAPVAAELDEKQEFSWEITRAIAKQGYMGIIIPKEYGGAGASALTYTILIEEISKACAAQGVTMSLTNSLVAYPIMTYASEELKRKYLPALATGEKLGCFGLTEPNAGSDSGNQETTAVLDGDEYVINGSKIFISNGGVSDFALIIASTNRASKIRGLSAFIVDKDTPGFTVGVKENKLGIRASNTAELVFQNCRVPKENMVSTPGRGFRIAMDTLDGGRVGVGAQGTGVARAAYEAALKYSRERKQFNSRLVDFQGINHKLAEMKMDIETARLLTWHAAWLKDNKKRYAKEAAMAKLYGSEMATRVAHQALQILGGYGFIKDYPVERYYRDARILELYEGTSEVQRMVIASYALGV; translated from the coding sequence ATCGACTTCAAGCTGACCCCCGAACAGGAACTCATCAGGCAGTCCGCCGCCGAGTTCGCCCGCACGGTCATCGCACCGGTCGCGGCCGAACTCGACGAGAAGCAGGAATTCTCATGGGAGATCACCCGGGCCATCGCGAAGCAGGGCTACATGGGCATCATCATCCCGAAGGAGTACGGCGGCGCCGGCGCGAGCGCGCTCACCTACACGATCCTGATCGAAGAGATCTCGAAGGCGTGCGCGGCCCAGGGCGTCACGATGTCGCTCACCAACTCGCTCGTCGCCTACCCCATCATGACCTACGCCTCGGAAGAGCTGAAGCGCAAATACCTGCCCGCCCTCGCCACCGGCGAGAAGCTGGGCTGCTTCGGTCTCACCGAGCCGAACGCCGGCTCCGACTCGGGCAACCAGGAGACGACGGCCGTCCTCGACGGCGACGAGTACGTCATCAACGGCTCGAAGATCTTCATCAGCAACGGCGGCGTGTCGGACTTCGCGCTCATCATCGCGAGCACGAACCGCGCCTCCAAGATCCGCGGCCTTTCCGCGTTCATCGTCGACAAGGACACGCCCGGCTTCACGGTCGGCGTGAAGGAGAACAAGCTGGGCATCCGCGCTTCCAACACGGCGGAGCTGGTGTTCCAGAACTGCCGCGTGCCGAAGGAGAACATGGTGAGCACGCCCGGCCGGGGCTTCCGCATCGCGATGGACACCCTCGACGGCGGCCGCGTCGGCGTCGGTGCGCAGGGAACGGGCGTCGCGCGGGCGGCGTACGAGGCGGCGCTCAAGTATTCCCGCGAGCGCAAGCAGTTCAACAGCCGCCTCGTCGACTTCCAGGGCATCAATCACAAGCTGGCCGAGATGAAGATGGACATCGAGACGGCGCGGCTGCTCACGTGGCACGCGGCGTGGCTGAAGGACAACAAGAAGCGGTACGCGAAGGAAGCCGCGATGGCGAAGCTGTACGGCTCCGAGATGGCGACGCGGGTCGCGCACCAGGCGCTGCAGATTCTCGGCGGCTACGGGTTCATCAAGGACTACCCGGTCGAGCGGTATTACCGCGATGCGCGCATTCTCGAGCTCTACGAGGGCACCAGCGAAGTGCAGCGCATGGTCATCGCCTCGTATGCCCTCGGCGTCTGA